Proteins encoded in a region of the Anopheles ziemanni chromosome 2, idAnoZiCoDA_A2_x.2, whole genome shotgun sequence genome:
- the LOC131282531 gene encoding dentin sialophosphoprotein, translating to MTQQSLIDRALVERTLGYHGKPFQKIWETGRRENDLQRIGIGKDPDLTVYIARQKHLTLKDRAKRLKLHQFMVKKADILYSASLSVRSPEQFWKDYRQCNQFTIPSMDVFMAQDSNDKAEQLLKHVQPGDVLYGTVMPHKTAHGTMLKPLLIIGNVTYYVRNLPIKATIAPQMMAPTVKIENGAPKTSYTAETICCEVIDVAADALRLFCSTWRSMKARVPESIAYGVVKEDDVPLPYKITLTKKNEVYEDFLEQSPSFRDPSFTERLYKEVGLDSSVFYTNMSSMKGRYPSQEYASELRNSQNSKWAFRSVAQGIEHFKEGRHSEAFQCLNKALSMDPRNVEGLVARGALYANSGSFKKAVDDFEAALKLNPAHANARKYMGETLVALGRSYEEENRIEEAKKAYQDCLNIIPLHEEAQTSLDFLMKTKPFGKQIVEPTELEIPTLNIGKPSSSDRHKQEPDTSGVGGSGFGGGGGSSKRDTSEPSRKDRKKESKKERKKRHKKHHSSSSESSSESTDSSDSSSDSSSSSSSSTDSSTSDSSGSRNKKRKKKSEKKVKSLSPLSKRMSAAMGGRGVGGSGGPGELVGYPIGQGSVFGQGVGAAHGQTDDYEQQVRKFLEMPRDEEDYEEKVRRFVAEANKYQKERKQLEDKSKKKKKKDEKKSKKESKKKRKSDEKKKSKKKDKSGGGGGGDDDGLDKDKLREALKIFENFPVLDELGTKLSEYYAKIEKQQSSSGSVAEALSAILGSGSGSGGAGSSRAKPSELPNLERGIGPGGAADDNTKDGKWRMMFNKDKRPTAAAKEPIATGAPAAAASSSSTSTAAMGSKQHAFSNESDDESPGGGPSSYGAPKIQPYVDVRSNRFGFSSGRYDEHRGGRGGSVEKMKPSAANLVKSGPVVLDKFGNFRLATAETPGGSGGGAGGGSKPPEPSVAPPGSRRSRSKSRHRTYGSSRSRSRSRSERRRSRSGSFRRRFSRSRSRSFSRSRSGSYSRSRSRSRSFERRRFDRRIYRGGRGGGGGGYGGGGDRMGSFGGNRFNNPRGHYRRGGFRDFRDNRFMGNRGGGGGGGGGGRDRPPFRPRYRGRFQRSYSRSTSKSPDRRPLSPGDDRLSRRDYGRRGDSRDRSVMGQGRGGGADSRERSPARRGSSRADSRDNQRADSRNRRSEDRDSSPRRRSKDDSVGGSAGNSKHAGDNDAANDSSPAGSPRDKTVGAKSKRDRRRSSSVASHNSSGGGSARIPPDVEGRWADDPREEGAGPSRRRDNGAAGDHAAALEAGEGGSHSSAAAIAAVADDATLEELEKMLTKARKERKDDMLERNKDLLKKGSSGGSGSGGY from the exons ATGACACAACAATCGTTGATCGACCGTGCGCTGGTGGAGCGTACGCTCGGATACCATGGGAAACCGTTTCAAAAAATCTGGGAAACGGGACGCCGAGAGAACGATCTGCAGCGGATCGGCATCGGCAAAGATCCGGATTTGACCGTGTACATCGCACGGCAAAAACATCTGACCCTTAAGGACCGAGCCAAGCGGTTGAAGCTGCATCAGTTCATGGTGAAGAAGGCTGATATACTGTATAGTGCCTCGTTGTCGGTCAGATCACCTGAACAATTTTGGAAGGACTACAGACAAT GTAATCAATTCACCATACCGTCGATGGATGTGTTTATGGCCCAGGACTCGAACGACAAGGCAGAGCAATTGCTGAAG CACGTACAACCGGGCGATGTGTTGTACGGAACGGTAATGCCGCACAAAACTGCACACGGTACGATGCTTAAACCGCTGCTCATCATCGGCAACGTGACGTACTACGTGCGAAATCTTCCGATCAAG GCCACAATCGCCCCGCAGATGATGGCACCGACGGTTAAAATCGAAAACGGAGCGCCCAAAACATCCTACACGGCGGAAACGATCTGCTGCGAGGTGATCGACGTTGCGGCCGACGCCCTGCGATTGTTCTGCTCAACGTGGCGCAGTATGAAAGCTCGCGTTCCCGAATCGATTGCGTATGGGGTGGTAAAGGAGGATGATGTCCCTCTGCCTTACAA GATAACACTTACAAAGAAGAACGAAGTCTACGAAGATTTTTTGGAGCAATCACCATCGTTCCGTGATCCCAGCTTCACGGAACGGCTGTACAAAGAGGTCGGATTAGACAGTTCCGTCTTCTATACCAACATGTCGAGCATGAAGGGTCGCTATCCCTCGCAGGAGTACGCGAGCGAGCTGCGCAACTCACAAAACAGCAAATGGGCATTCAG GTCGGTCGCGCAAGGCATCGAACACTTCAAGGAAGGACGCCACTCGGAAGCCTTCCAGTGTCTCAATAAAGCTCTCAGCATGGATCCGCGCAACGTCGAAGGACTGGTGGCGCGCGGTGCACTGTACGCTAACAGTGGCTCCTTCAAGAAGGCGGTCGACGACTTCGAGGCGGCACTGAAGCTAAACCCGGCGCACGCCAACGCCCGCAAGTACATGGGGGAGACGCTGGTAGCACTCGGGCGCAGCTATGAGGAGGAAAACCGGATCGAGGAGGCGAAGAAAGCGTACCAGGACTGTCTGAACATCATACCGCTCCACGAGGAGGCGCAGACTTCGCTTGATTTTTTGATGAAAACGAAACCGTTCGGCAAGCAGATCGTCGAACCGACCGAGCTGGAAATTCCAA CACTCAACATCGGAAAACCATCGTCTAGCGATCGCCACAAGCAAGAACCGGACACATCCGGTGTTGGGGGAAGTGGTTTCGGCGGAGGCGGCGGTAGCAGCAAGCGTGACACATCGGAACCGTCCCGCAAGGATcgcaaaaaggaaagcaaaaaggaACGCAAGAAGCGTCACAAGAAGCATCACAGCAGCTCAAGCGAGTCCAGCTCGGAAAGCACGGACAGCAGCGACTCGAGCAGTGACTCGagtagcagcagtagcagcagcaccgaTTCCAGCACCTCCG ATTCGTCGGGCTCCCGGAACAAGAAACGCAAGAAGAAGagcgagaaaaaagtcaaatctCTGTCCCCGTTGAGCAAGCGTATGTCCGCGGCGATGGGTGGGCGCGGGGTAGGTGGCTCTGGTGGACCGGGCGAGCTTGTTGGCTACCCGATCGGACAGGGAAGCGTATTTGGACAAGGAGTAGGAGCTGCCCACGGTCAGACCGATGATTACGAACAACAG GTTCGCAAGTTTTTGGAAATGCCGCGCGACGAAGAAGACTACGAAGAAAAGGTTCGTAGGTTCGTGGCCGAGGCGAACAAGTATCAGAAGGAGCGCAAGCAGCTGGAGGACAaatccaagaagaagaagaagaaggatgagaaaaagtcgaaaaaggaaagcaaaaagaaGCGCAAATCGGACGAGAAGAAAAAgtcgaagaaaaaggacaagagcggtggtggcggcggcggtgatGACGATGGCCTGGACAAAGATAAGCTACGTGAAGCGTTAAA aaTTTTCGAAAATTTCCCCGTGTTGGATGAACTCGGAACGAAGTTGAGCGAATATTACGCCAAAATCGAAAAGCAGCAATCGTCCAGTGGCTCGGTTGCTGAAGCGCTATCCGCTATTCTAGGTTCCGGTTCCGGAAGCGGTGGTGCCGGAAGTTCTCGAG CAAAACCATCCGAGCTACCTAATCTTGAGAGAGGAATCGGACCGGGTGGTGCAGCCGACGATAACACCAAGGATGGCAAATGGCGCATGATGTTCAACAAGGACAAGCGTCCGACGGCAGCGGCGAAAGAACCGATTGCTACCGGGGCACCGGCGGCagcggccagcagcagcagcacctccACTGCGGCCATGGGCTCGAAGCAGCATGCTTTCAGTAACGAATCGGATGACGAGTCACCGGGTGGTGGCCCATCGTCGTACGGTGCGCCCAAAATACAGCCGTATGTCGATGTGCGCTCCAACCGGTTCGGGTTCAGTAGCGGACGCTACGACGAGCATCGTGGAGGGCGCGGTGGAAGCGTAGAAAAGATGAAGCCATCCGCTGCAAACTTGGTTAAGTCCGGGCCGGTGGTGCTGGACAAGTTCGGCAACTTCCGCCTGGCAACGGCCGAAACGCCTGGAGGGAGTGGTGGCGGTGCCGGCGGTGGATCGAAGCCTCCGGAACCGTCGGTGGCTCCGCCGGGATCGCGCCGATCGCGCAGTAAGTCGCGACACCGCACGTACGGTAGCTCGCGGTCGCGCTCACGGTCCCGCAGCGAGCGACGCCGTTCGCGCTCCGGCAGCTTCCGGCGGCGGTTCAGCCGGTCGCGGTCGCGCTCGTTCAGCCGATCCCGGTCCGGAAGCTACTCGCGCAGCCGATCCCGGTCGCGCAGCTTCGAGCGCCGCCGCTTCGATCGTCGCATCTATCGCGGAGGTCGCGGCGGAGGCGGTGGAGGCTACGGAGGTGGCGGCGACCGGATGGGCTCGTTCGGGGGCAATCGGTTCAACAATCCGCGTGGTCATTACCGGCGTGGAGGATTCCGCGATTTCAGGGACAACCGGTTCATGGGTAAccgaggaggtggaggaggaggcggaggaggaggtcGCGATAGACCACCGTTTCGGCCTCGCTATCGCGGTCGATTCCAGCGGTCGTACAGCCGTAGCACGAGCAAATCGCCCGACCGTCGTCCACTCAGTCCCGGGGACGATCGTCTTTCGCGACGCGATTATGGTCGGCGTGGAGACAGTCGCGACCGGAGCGTGATGGGCCAGGGTCGCGGTGGTGGGGCCGACAGTCGGGAGCGTTCACCTGCCCGGCGTGGCAGCAGCCGGGCGGACAGTCGCGACAATCAGCGTGCCGACAGCCGCAACCGACGTTCCGAGGATCGCGATTCTTCGCCGAGACGGCGCTCAAAGGATGATTCCGTTGGGGGGTCGGCAGGTAACTCTAAGCACGCTGGGGACAACGATGCCGCTAACGACAGTTCACCGGCCGGATCGCCGCGGGACAAAACGGTGGGCGCAAAGTCCAAGCGCGACCGCCGCCGTTCGTCGTCCGTTGCGAGTCATAATTCGAGCGGCGGTGGATCGGCGCGGATTCCACCCGACGTAGAGGGCCGTTGGGCCGATGACCCGAGGGAGGAAGGCGCCGGTCCATCGCGCCGCAGAGACAACGGGGCGGCGGGCGATCATGCCGCAGCGTTGGAAGCCGGAGAAGGAGGATCGCATTCCAGTGCAGCGGCGATTGCAGCTGTGGCGGACGACGCCACGCTGGAGGAGCTGGAGAAAATGCTCACGAAGGCTCGCAAGGAGCGCAAGGATGACATGTTGGAGCGCAACAAGGATCTGCTGAAGAAGGGTAGCAGTGGgggcagcggcagcggcgggTACTGA
- the LOC131284138 gene encoding lanC-like protein 3 homolog produces MGSTRYFANPFPDYGGGPIQRCDDHIKGLIQSYVNLIVENTKPDRNTDQRGDLYVGDAGIAYMFLKLHDAGIFGQEALQYAKQYVVNAKALAARYAGRPEERCSFLCGNAGVYAVSAAIAHRHSAKQEMDEDLRCFATGIEVCKRLDFNKNGSDEILFGRAGYLSGIYWLHQTIDRKLFPPEVIGVICASTLESGKRHRTGLLPLYYQCYGDDYLGAAHGTSAIMHMLLESPLQQNLSSVEMSLVKNTVDGLLGLQDAEGNFPTTLQDCVRRTRAEPLVHWCHGAAGVVYLMAKAYLVFQEQRYLQSCVRSADLVWRKGLLRKGPGICHGVAGSGYVFLLLYRLTSDPKYLHRALKFMEFLTHEEFIRNARNPDCPFSLYEGYAGTVCFLIDLLRPEKAAFPFMDVFEKKF; encoded by the exons ATGGGCTCTACCCGATACTTTGCGAACCCTTTTCCGGACTACGGCGGGGGGCCGATACAGCGATGCGATGACCACATCAAGGGGCTAATCCAGTCGTACGTGAATCTGATagtggaaaacacaaaacccgaCCGAAATACGGATCAGCGGGGTGACTTATACGTGGGCGATGCTG GTATTGCCTATATGTTCCTGAAGCTCCACGATGCCGGAATATTCGGCCAGGAAGCACTGCAGTATGCCAAGCAGTACGTCGTGAACGCTAAAGCGCTTGCCGCGCGGTATGCGGGTCGACCGGAAGAACGGTGCTCGTTTCTGTGTGGGAATGCGGGTGTGTACGCGGTATCTGCGGCCATTGCACACCGACATAGCGCCAAGCAGGAGATGGACGAGGATCTGCGCTGCTTCGCGACCGGCATTGAAGTGTGCAAACGGCTCGATTTCAACAAGAACGGCAGTGATGAGATATTGTTCGGGCGTGCCGGGTACCTATCCGGTATCTACTGGCTGCACCAGACCATCGACCGCAAACTCTTCCCGCCCGAGGTCATCGGCGTCATCTGCGCCAGCACGCTCGAGAGTGGCAAACGCCACCGTACCGGCCTTCTACCTCTCTACTATCAGTGCTACGGGGACGACTACCTCGGGGCGGCCCACGGTACGTCCGCCATCATGCACATGCTGCTCGAGTCCCCGTTGCAGCAGAACCTGAGCAGCGTCGAGATGTCGCTGGTGAAAAACACCGTCGACGGTTTGCTCGGTCTGCAGGACGCCGAGGGCAACTTTCCGACTACGCTGCAGGACTGTGTGCGGCGTACGCGTGCCGAACCGCTCGTGCACTGGTGCCACGGAGCTGCCGGGGTGGTCTACCTAATGGCCAAAGCATATCTGGTGTTTCAGGAGCAACGCTACCTGCAGTCGTGTGTCCGCAGTGCGGACCTGGTGTGGCGGAAGGGCCTGCTGCGGAAGGGACCGGGCATCTGCCACGGTGTGGCCGGTAGCGGTTACGTGTTTCTGCTGCTCTATCGACTCACCTCCGATCCGAAGTATCTGCACCGGGCGCTGAAATTTATGGAATTTCTTACGCACGAGGAATTCATCCGGAACGCACGCAACCCGGACTGCCCGTTCAGCCTGTACGAGGGTTACGCCGGTACGGTGTGCTTCCTGATCGATCTGTTGCGCCCGGAGAAGGCCGCCTTCCCGTTcatggatgtgtttgaaaagaaattctAA
- the LOC131294888 gene encoding GTP:AMP phosphotransferase AK3, mitochondrial translates to MASSRLFRAIIMGAPGSGKGTVSGRIVKNFNMKHISSGDLLRANIEKRTELGQIADKYIREGKLVPDIYITKCILGELDQIKNHSWLLDGFPRTREQADDLWQQERIDSVINLDVPFEVIIERIQSRWVHLPSGRVYNVGFNDPKVPGRDDVTGEPLSQRPDDNPVAVRKRLEVYDSCTRPINEYFEKKGVLATFKGSTTDEIWPHVKQYLESKMK, encoded by the coding sequence ATGGCTAGCAGTAGACTGTTCCGTGCAATAATCATGGGAGCCCCTGGTTCCGGCAAAGGCACCGTATCGGGACGGATCGTAAAAAACTTCAACATGAAGCACATTTCCAGCGGAGATTTATTGCGTGcgaacatcgaaaaacgtacCGAGCTTGGACAGATTGCGGACAAGTACATCCGAGAGGGAAAGTTGGTGCCCGATATTTACATAACGAAGTGCATTTTGGGTGAACTGGATCAGATCAAGAACCACTCGTGGTTGCTGGACGGCTTCCCCCGGACACGTGAGCAGGCGGACGATCTGTGGCAACAGGAGCGAATCGATTCGGTAATCAATCTCGACGTACCGTTTGAGGTAATCATCGAACGGATCCAAAGCCGGTGGGTGCATCTTCCGAGCGGGCGGGTGTACAACGTAGGTTTTAACGACCCAAAAGTGCCCGGTCGGGACGACGTTACCGGTGAACCGCTGAGCCAACGGCCGGACGACAATCCGGTGGCTGTGAGGAAACGGTTGGAAGTGTACGATTCTTGTACGCGACCCATTAACGAGTACTTCGAGAAGAAAGGAGTACTGGCGACTTTCAAAGGAAGCACGACTGATGAAATTTGGCCACATGTTAAGCAATACCTGGAGTCAAAGATGAAGTAA